tggtgcgatcttggctcactgcaacctccaactcctgggttcaagtgattctcctgcctcagcctcctgagtagctgggattacaggtgcatgccaccatgctcagctaatttttgtatttttacaaaacaaGGTTTTGTAAAACAGGGTTttacatattggccaggctggtctcaaactcctgacctcagatgatctgcccacctcggtctcccaaagtgctgggattacaggcgtgagccaccgcgcctgatctaacttttgtatttttagtagagacagggtttcactatgttggccaggctggtcttgaactcctgacctcatgatccgtccgcttTGGCctgccacagtgctgggattacaggcatgagccaccacgcccagctcctcctcctatttcttttttttacttttttaaaaaattgcctttttgagacagggtcttgcactgtcacccaggctggagtgtggtggcatgatcatggttcactgcagcatcatcctgctaagctcaagtgatcctctggcctcagcctcttgagtagctgagaccacaggttcatgccaccacacctagctaattttttaactttttatagagatggggtctctctatgttgcccaagctgttcttgaacttctgggctcaagcaatcctcccacctcccaagtaactgggaccacaggcacatgccatcatgcctggggtatcaccatgttgtccaggctggtctcaaactcctggatgcaagcgatcctcctgcttcagcttcccaaagtgctgggattacaggcatgagtgaccacacccagccaggaaagTGTGTAGGGCTCTAAACAAGGCACACAAAGTCTCTTGAGTCCCCTCTTACCTTGCCTGTAGACTCCAGCTGCTAAACTGCTTCTCCCTGCCCTAAGTATACACAGATGCTCACAGTGGCTCTGCGAAGACTGCTCTTTGCCTTTGTTCATGCAACCCCAACTGTTTGAAAGACTCCTaccaacctcttttttttttctttttttcctggaaacttctttttttcttttcttttttttttttttttgagatggagtctcaccgtcacccaggctggagtgcagtggtgcaatcttggctcactgcaacctctgtcaccatgttgaccaggttggtctcaaactcctgccctgaAGTCATCggcccatctcagactcccaaaatgctgggattacaggcgtgagccactgcgccctgtggaaaattatttctttaggcGTTACCTCCTTCAAGAAGCTCCaaagtctgtaatcccaacactttgggaggctgaggcgggcagatcatgaggtcgggagatcaagaccatcctggctaacacggtgaaaccctgtctctactaaaattataaaaaaattagccaggtgtggtggcaggcgcctgtagtcccagctactcgagaggctgaggcaggagaatggtgtgaacccaggaagtggagcttgcagtgagccaagattgtgccactgcactctagcctgggtgacagagcaagactctgtctcaaaagaaaaaaaaaaaagaagctccaTGGTTCCTTTCCTTCCTGTCCCAGTTAAGGTTGGGATAAGAGTAATATCCCACTGTGTCCATTTCTATTATGGAAACTTATCCATACTATATTATAATTGGCCATTTTCTTGTCTGTTCCCACACTGAACTGAACTCTTCAAGAGCCGAGACTGTATCATTCATTTCTGTGTCCCAAGCTCCTAAGACAGGGACCAGCATATAGTGCAAACTCAAAAGGTTTAGTTAATATCGAATAGCCTTGGCAGCCATGGACCCTGCATGTACCTTTTCACGAGGAGTTGGCAGGAGGTGTGTCTTGCTGCGGGTACGGTTTCTGTCGGAGCGGCAGATGGtggaagagaggggagagggcTGAGAACTCAGAATTTGAGGATCAGGGCAGAATAGAATGGAAGTGCAGGGTTCAAAAATTCCCCTACCCTGCTGGGATGTTGTGAAACCCTCGCTCTCTCCCCTCCAggttccccatctctctcccagGACAAACAGCATCTCCCTTGAAGCCTCACTCACCGGGTGTCTGCGCCTCAGGTCTTGGTGAAGAATGCTGGAAGCAGAGGACCTAGTCAGAGAAAGGACTATCCCCGTGGCCAGGAAGAAGTGTGGTCAGGGCAGACGGGGTAAGGGGATTCTCAGCCAGCAGTGAGGAGTAGGTACTGGGTTAGCGGGTAAGACGGGCACTTCACAGGTCCTAGGGCTGGCTGTGAGATGGGCGAGATGGGCACAGACTCCTGGAGAGTTCAGCTAGGGGTGGGAGGGGTCAGGGACTGGAACCAGGCATGATGGGGGCTGCGGTTCTCTAGACACGATGGTCCTGAGGCAGGGGTTACCACGTTTGGATATCTGAGTCGCTTGgtcttgtgtctgtttttttttgatGGGCACAGGGTTCAAGTGGCAACAAGCAGTGCACAAAGCCTCCTCCGTGAGTTCTGCACTGATCCGGGACAGGTATTCCTCAGAACGAGACAACGAAACCTGGGAAAGGAAAAGGCGGAGAGGTTCAGCCTGGGAGCTCCCACATGGAAGTGCTGGGTGTAGGAGTTCCCAGGCTGGGGCCTGTGGGTCCAAGGAGCTTGCTCTTGAAGGACTGGGCCTTGAGATTTAGCTAGAAGGCTCTGAATCTGGAGGAGTGGGGTTTGGTGGAGGTTGAGAGTCAGGGCCTAGTGTTGAGAGCTATGGGTCTGGGCTTCAGGACTCAGGGTTGAAGCTAGAGTCTCAGGGCTTGTGGCGCAGACCCGGGACGGGGTGCCTCTGCCTGGGAGGCCTTCACTTCATTACACTCCCACCTCTAGGGCCCCCTGCAGTGCTCACCGGACCTCCTCTCAAGGTGGGTGCAGCTTGAGACGGCCAGCTGCTCTTCTTCTCCCCCTCATTCCCCATCGGAGTGGACGCCATCCCCCTGGGAACAGTCGAGGCCTGTGTTGACCTGAGAAACCAGCCCGCTGTACCCCAGAACCCAGCCCACCACCATTCCCCGGGCCCAGGTTTAAACAAGGCCTTTAGAGGAAACATCCCGctgcctcattctctctctcaagaaaaaaaataataataataataaacgtTGCTTTATATCTTCGGGAGTGAGAGGGAACTCCCGCAAACCCCCACCCCTCGCCCCTTCGCCTGGTGggcctctcctttcttccctctcaaGCCCCTTCCCAAGCTAAGGCAGCCAACTTGACGCCCCAGACCTGGCAGATGGGTGGAAACCTTGGGCTACTAGGCAGAAGGGGAGACGTGGAGGCCTAAGGACCTCTGGTATAGGTCGTGGGGGACGGGGAATGGGAGATGGGGAGGAAGGCTGGAAAAGGGGGAGCCGGCTCCGTGTCGCTACCGGCCGCTATAAAacccttggagtctgcggaggtTCCGCAGCCTGGTTGCTAGGAGATCAGGGGTTCTAGAACTAAAGACAGAGGAATTTCCTAGCTCGCCCCGTTTGCTCCTCCAGCCTCCCCTCAGTACCCCTCCAGGTGCCTCCTTGGGGGCAGTGACCCCAAGCGCCAGACGCTTCAGAAGTTTGGGAGGATGACGCAGGATGGAACCTGCGACCTATTCCTCCCATCACAGGCGGCACGCGAGAAGCAAGCCAGCTTCAGGGCGCTCTGGGGCCTCTCTAGCCGCCTGGAGCCTGCGAGAGCAAAGGAGGCTGCAGACTTAGGGGGCGGGGAGAAAAGTGAGGACTGCACCAAATATCCTGGCCTCTCGGGGATGCAAAGACTCAGGAGGAGAAATTTTATCGCCTTATTTTTGCCTCCAGGAAATCACACCCTCCAGAAAAGGaaagtagatatttttattcggcctctttctctttgctctttcCTTTTCCGTTTCTGCCTTTGCTCGACGTCAATGGTtgtttcctccctctccccctttGCGCCTTGGTACGAGCCAAGGGCGAGGAGcggagggaggaaaaggggaaggaagcGAACAGGCCTTAAAGGGGCCGCAACTATTTTTTAAGCCACTTTTTACTCTCTCCAATTTTGCAACGACGGACGCGGAGGAGGAGGTTCCCGAAAGCCACGCGCAGCTGGAGCAGCGGCGACCGCAGCTGGAGGCCCGGAGCGCCTGCGGGGCGGGCAGAGGCGAGGGGGGTTGCGGGTAGGAAGGGCGGGCTGCGCGCGCCCCCTGCGCCCCGCGCGTCTCGGGGCCGGCCCATGCTCCCGACGGCTGCAGGATTCAGCATCTGGGGCCGGGTTGGGGCGGCGGGGTCCAGGGCGCAGGTGGTGCGGCCGATGAGCCGGGCCGGAGGCTGAGGCCTCGCGACGGGGCTGGGACAGCACTGGCATCTTCAGAGCAGGCCCGGGGCAGCAAGGGAGGCGCTGCGATGCCAGACGAAAATATCTTCCTCTTCGTGCCCAACCTCATCGGTGAGTGCTGCCCCGCGGCCCCGGGCCGGACGAGAGGGCGAGGGGCCTTGGCGGGCTCCCTAATCCTGCCCTGTTTCCCCGCGACCCGTTCCAAGGTTATGCCCGGATTGTCTTCGCCATCATTTCTTTCTACTTCATGCCCTGCTGCCCCCTCACGGCCTCCTCCTTCTACCTGCTCAGCGGCCTGCTGGACGCTTTCGATGGACACGCTGCTCGCGCTCTTAATCAAGGTGACAGACACCTCTCTCAGCCAGCCTTGGGGCCCAACAACCCCCTgctcccttccctgcctcctggggACCTCAGAGTCAGAGGGCTGTCATTCCCACCactgaaaaaaacagaacaggatggcctgggtttttttgttttgttttgttttgtgttttgtttttgagacagcgtctcgctctgtcacaggctggagtgcagtggtgcgatcatggctcactgcagcccccatctcctgggctcaagtaatcctcccacctcagcctcctgattaactgggactacaggcgcgtgccaccacgcccggctaatttttaaatttttgtagagactgagtcttgcagtgtcgcccagactggtccccagctcctagcctcaagcgatcctcctgccttcctcccaaagtgctgcgccCAGTAAGAATGGACTGATTTTGTAGCAGAAGGGATTTAAGCTAGCTCTTGAGAACTCACTGCTTGTGAGAGGTGTGGATTAGCAAGACATGACATGGCCATGGCGCTGCTGGAGGTCTCTCTGAACACAAGTCCAttcaggccaggggcagtggctcacgcctgtaatcccagcactttgggaggccgaggcgggcggatcacgaggtcaggagttcgagaccagactgaccaacatagtgaaaccctgtctctgcaaaaaatacaaaaattagctggcttggtgacgtgtgcctgtaatcccagctactcaagaggctaaggcaggagaattgcttgaacctgggaggcggaggttgcagtgagccgagattgtgccatcacactccagcctgggcgacagagcaagactgtctcggggagaaaaaaaaaagtcctatcaACAGGTGTTTCCTGGAGTCCTACTGTGTGCCCTTCATAAGTAGTTGGGGTTCCAGAAGGCATGCTTAGAGGGAGGATGGAGAGGGAAGGGTGATGGCTTTTGGAGAGTTCACTAATTTTTTCATCTGTTCTCCAGACCCAACTCTAAGGCTTCACCTGAGGCATCAAGTCTCTTTTTCTAGCCCTGGAGCCTTGGTTCTGGGGTTTATGAGCTGCAGACATAGCTTTCCCCTCCTCCTAGCCTGTTCCCTTCACTCTCATGCCTTTCTCAGTTCATGCTATGGTGACCTTTGCCCACTAACCTCACACACAGCCTGTTTTCCAACCTGCGTTCCTCCCCAGGCAGGTGGACACTTCCAGTCTTCGTTTACACCCTCCATCAGAGTGATAAACCAAATATGGGCACCTGTCCTGCATCCTCTGCACCATAATAGCCCCTGCCCACCTAATCTTCCAGGAACCCGGTTTGGGGCCATGCTGGACATGCTGACGGACCGCTGCTCCACCATGTGCCTGTTGGTCAACCTGGCCCTGCTGTACCCTCGAGCCACGCTGTTCTTCCAACTCAGCATGAGTTTGGATGTGGCCAGTCACTGGCTGCACCTCCACAGGTCTGCCGCGATTCTGGGGGCCTTGGCCAGTTAGAGACACTACAGTGGGGTGGGCTGAGCTTAGATGGAAGGGTGTCTGGGATGGCACTAGGCGTCCTGGAAGGGCTCCTTTTTAGCTCTGCTTTGTAGAAGGACCCCAGGCAAACACGCCTCTCTTTAAAGCTTCAGTCATGTTTACAGTTGCATTAAGCAATTCTTAGGACTCTTCTGGCTGGATATTCTAGGATTCTAAATAGGTGACAGCTCATAGGAAGGGGCATGGGAGCTTTCAAATGTGTCATTTGAATCCTGACTTTGCCCCGAAATAGGTAACTGGCTTTGGGCAGGATATTGGTCCTTAGCCGTGCCCAGTTTTCCATCTGTACAATAGGTGTTAACATGAGGATCGGATGCGCAGTAGTGGTCATGAAACCTCATGGGTTCCCCTGTTTTCTCCCCAAGTTCTGTGGTCCGAGGCAGCGAGAGTCACAAGATGATCGACTTGTCCGGGAATCCAGTGCTTCGGATCTATTACACCTCGAGGGTAAGCATTTCCTGCACACCCCGCCCCTCAGGCTCTTGGCTGTGGGAAGCCCTGGGCTGAACCCTGATCCTAGACTAGGAGAAGGCAAGGGCACAGAGCAGGGCCTGCCCAGTCACTCCAGGAGGAGGGGCCTGTAACCTGAGGTGTGGAGGAGGAGGATTGGTGGGGAAGGCCTGTGTGAATTACTCCAGGAAACAAGTGGGAATGAGGCCTGCAAAGAGGAGGGACTGAAAGAGGAGAGGGAAATAAGCCAGAGAGGTTTGCAGGGCTGGAGTGTGGACTTGATTTCAGGAACACAGGCAGTCTctggaaggatttttaaaaagataacggctgggcatggtggctcatgcctgtaatcctagcgctttgggaggctgaagtggggggattgcttgaggccaggagtttgagaccagcctgggcaacaaagtgagactctgtttccacacacacacccacaaaacCTTGAATTAgcttagccaggcacagtggtgcacgcctgtagtctctacttaggaggctaaggtggaaggattgtatgagaccagggtttttttttttcttttttttttgagacagagtctcactctgtcacccatgctggagttcagtggcgcgttatcggctcagtgcaacctctgcctgctgggttccagcgactcttgtgcttcagcctcctgaggactaCTAGGAGTCTAGGACTACTaggactacgggcatgcaccaccacattcggctaatttttgtatttttagtagagagggatttcgccatgttggccaggctggtctcaatctcctaacctcaggtgatctgcctgactcagccacccaaagtgctgggactacaggcgtgagccaccgtgcccagctgagaccaggagttttgaggctgcagtgctatgatcataccactgcattccagcctggatgacagagcgagaccctgtctctaaaaaagaaaaataataataatatgctgAGATTGCACCCTCATTAGTgctggggggcagggggtggcacacgcctgccTGTTGCTAATGTGGCCTGTTTGCTATGTGTGCAGCCTGCTCTCTTCACCTTGTGTGCTGGGAATGAGCTCTTCTACTGCCTCCTCTACCTGTTCCATTTCTCTGAGGGACCTTTAGGTAtgagatggggggtggggggcaggaggaTGGGATGGGGATCTGGCCtgcccagggagatggaggtcCCCTCCTTCGGGCCCCGAACTTCCCTGCTGCCTTCCTGCAGTTGGCTCCGTGGGACTGTTCCGGATGGGCCTCTGGGTCACTGCCCCCATTGCCTTGCTGAAGTCGCTCATCAGTGTCATCCACCTGATCACAGCTGCCCGCAACATGGCTGCCCTAGACGCAGCAGACCGCGCCAAGAAGAAGTGACGCAGGAGCCCCGGGTCCTGGCTGCCCACCTGCCCTGGGAGTCTTGCTGTGCCACAcagctccccaccccctgctAGGAGGTCCCAGTCTCACGCCTTCCTCATGTGTTGTTCTACCTGCTGGGATGGGGGTCAGCCTCTCTTTGGTGACGTCACGTTCTCTGGGATCCCGAGAACCCAGGCCTCAAATCAGCGAGGTTACGCAGGAGGCTCCATGCATACAGGCGGTGCTCCTGGGGTGCCAGGACCGGGCAGTGTCACGCCCTGCTGGCTCAGCCCTGGGGTCCGAGATGCTAGGGACAGTTGAGTGAGGGAGATGGTGTGAGGGCCGCGTTTCCCAAAAGGCAGGGGAGTCAGACCTCCGCCCCCAGCTAGAGCAAGTCTAGGGCACCGTGCCTGGGAGGGAAGAAGCCGTCCACAGCCTTCCCCGTCGCCGGCTTCTCTGTCCTGTCTACCCTGGTCCTGGCGGGACTTCACTATTTGACTTGCTTTCCTTTCAGATATTCTTGGCTCAGGGCCTGGGTTGAGGGAGCTTAGGGAAGGACGTCCGTCTGGGTGCTTTTCCTCCAGTTTGCTGGCTGGCTTCTCCGTCTATCCACAGTGACCTCACAGAGGTCACTGCCACCCATGCTCATGCAGTGTCCCCCACTTGTTTGATCTCACTGACCATCTACATGTATTTTCTACCCTCActggaatgtaaactccatgaaggcaCAGACTTTTCTTGTTCCCTTCTGTATCCCTAGAATAAGACCAACCTGAACCTGGCATATAGTAGCTGCTTAATAAATATTCGTCCGTCAATGAGTTGGTTTCTCAGAATGTGGTCCTTAGACTGCCTGTGGAATATTTCTATNNNNNNNNNNNNNNNNNNNNNNNNNNNNNNNNNNNNNNNNNNNNNNNNNNNNNNNNNNNNNNNNNNNNNNNNNNNNNNNNNNNNNNNNNNNNNNNNNNNNNNNNNNNNNNNNNNNNNNNNNNNNNNNNNNNNNNNNNNNNNNNNNNNNNNNNNNNNNNNNNNNNNNNNNNNNNNNNNNNNNNNNNNNNNNNNNNNNNNNNNNNNNNNNNNNNNNNNNNNNNNNNNNNNNNNNNNNNNNNNNNNNNNNNNNNNNNNNNNNNNNNNNNNNNNNNNNNNNNNNNNNNNNNNNNNNNNNNNNNNNNNNNNNNNNNNNNNNNNNNNNNNNNNNNNNNNNNNNNNNNNNNNNNNNNNNNNNNNNNNNNNNNNNNNNNNNNNNNNNNNNNNNNNNNNNNNNNNNNNNNNNNNNNNNNNNNNNNNNNNNNNNNNNNNNNNNNNNNNNNNNNNNNNNNNNNNNNNNNNNNNNNNNNNNNNNNNNNNNNNNNNNNNNNNNNNNNNNNNNNNNNNNNNNNNNNNNNNNNNNNNNNNNNNNNNNNNNNNNNNNNNNNNNNNNNNNNNNNNNNNNNNNNNNNNNNNNNNNNNNNNNNNNNNNNNNNNNNNNNNNNNNNNNNNNNNNNNNNNNNNNNNNNNNNNNNNNNNNNNNNNNNNNNNNNNNNNNNNNNNNNNNNNNNNNNNNNNNNNNNNNNNNNNNNNNNNNNNNNNNNNNNNNNNNNNNNNNNNNNNNNNNNNNNNNNNNNNNNNNNNNNNNNNNNNNNNNNNNNNNNNNNNNNNNNNNNNNNNNNNNNNNNNNNNNNNNNNNNNNNNNNNNNNNNNNNNNNNNNNNNNNNNNNNNNNNNNNNNNNNNNNNNNNNNNNNNNNNNNNNNNNNNNNNNNNNNNNNNNNNNNNNNNNNNNNNNNNNNNNNNNNNNNNNNNNNNNNNNNNNNNNNNNNNNNNNNNNNNNNNNNNNNNNNNNNNNNNNNNNNNNNNNNNNNNNNNNNNNNNNNNNNNNNNNNNNNNNNNNNNNNNNNNNNNNNNNNNNNNNNNNNNNNNNNNNNNNNNNNNNNNNNNNNNNNNNNNNNNNNNNNNNNNNNNNNNNNNNNNNNNNNNNNNNNNNNNNNNNNNNNNNNNNNNNNNNNNNNNNNNNNNNNNNNNNNNNNNNNNNNNNNNNNNNNNNNNNNNNNNNNNNNNNNNNNNNNNNNNNNNNNNNNNNNNNNNNNNNNNNNNNNNNNNNNNNNNNNNNNNNNNNNNNNNNNNNNNNNNNNNNNNNNNNNNNNNNNNNNNNNNNNNNNNNNNNNNNNNNNNNNNNNNNNNNNNNNNNNNNNNNNNNNNNNNNNNNNNNNNNNNNNNNNNNNNNNNNNNNNNNNNNNNNNNNNNNNNNNNNNNNNNNNNNNNNNNNNNNNNNNNNNNNNNNNNNNNNNNNNNNNNNNNNNNNNNNNNNNNNNNNNNNNNNNNNNNNNNNNNNNNNNNNNNNNNNNNNNNNNNNNNNNNNNNNNNNNNNNNNNNNNNNNNNNNNNNNNNNNNNNNNNNNNNNNNNNNNNNNNNNNNNNNNNNNNNNNNNNNNNNNNNNNNNNNNNNNNNNNNNNNNNNNNNNNNNNNNNNNNNNNNNNNNNNNNNNNNNNNNNNNNNNNNNNNNNNNNNNNNNNNNNNNNNNNNNNNNNNNNNNNNNNNNNNNNNNNNNNNNNNNNNNNNNNNNNNNNNNNNNNNNNNNNNNNNNNNNNNNNNNNNNNNNNNNNNNNNNNNNNNNNNNNNNNNNNNNNNNNNNNNNNNNNNNNNNNNNNNNNNNNNNNNNNNNNNNNNNNNNNNNNNNNNNNNNNNNNNNNNNNNNNNNNNNNNNNNNNNNNNNNNNNNNNNNNNNNNNNNNNNNNNNNNNNNNNNNNNNNNNNNNNNNNNNNNNNNNNNNNNNNNNNNNNNNNNNNNNNNNNNNNNNNNNNNNNNNNNNNNNNNNNNNNNNNNNNNNNNNNNNNNNNNNNNNNNNNNNNNNNNNNNNNNNNNNNNNNNNNNNNNNNNNNNNNNNNNNNNNNNNNNNNNNNNNNNNNNNNNNNNNNNNNNNNNNNNNNNNNNNNNNNNNNNNNNNNNNNNNNNNNNNNNNNNNNNNNNNNNNNNNNNNNNNNNNNNNNNNNNNNNNNNNNNNNNNNNNNNNNNNNNNNNNNNNNNNNNNNNNNNNNNNNNNNNNNNNNNNNNNNNNNNNNNNNNNNNNNNNNNNNNNNNNNNNNNNNNNNNNNNNNNNNNNNNNNNNNNNNNNNNNNNNNNNNNNNNNNNNNNNNNNNNNNNNNNNNNNNNNNNNNNNNNNNNNNNNNNNNNNNNNNNNNNNNNNNNNNNNNNNNNNNNNNNNNNNNNNNNNNNNNNNNNNNNNNNNNNNNNNNNNNNNNNNNNNNNNNNNNNNNNNNNNNNNNNNNNNNNNNNNNNNNNNNNNNNNNNNNNNNNNNNNNNNNNNNNNNNNNNNNNNNNNNNNNNNNNNNNNNNNNNNNNNNNNNNNNNNNNNNNNNNNNNNNNNNNNNNNNNNNNNNNNNNNNNNNNNNNNNNNNNNNNNNNNNNNNNNNNNNNNNNNNNNNNNNNNNNNNNNNNNNNNNNNNNNNNNNNNNNNNNNNNNNNNNNNNNNNNNNNNNNNNNNNNNNNNNNNNNNNNNNNNNNNNNNNNNNNNNNNNNNNNNNNNNNNNNNNNNNNNNNNNNNNNNNNNNNNNNNNNNNNNNNNNNNNNNNNNNNNNNNNNNNNNNNNNNNNNNNNNNNNNNNNNNNNNNNNNNNNNNNNNNNNNNNNNNNNNNNNNNNNNNNNNNNNNNNNNNNNNNNNNNNNNNNNNNNNNNNNNNNNNNNNNNNNNNNNNNNNNNNNNNNNNNNNNNNNNNNNNNNNNNN
The genomic region above belongs to Piliocolobus tephrosceles isolate RC106 chromosome 17, ASM277652v3, whole genome shotgun sequence and contains:
- the CDIPT gene encoding CDP-diacylglycerol--inositol 3-phosphatidyltransferase isoform X2, with protein sequence MPDENIFLFVPNLIGYARIVFAIISFYFMPCCPLTASSFYLLSGLLDAFDGHAARALNQGTRFGAMLDMLTDRCSTMCLLVNLALLYPRATLFFQLSMSLDVASHWLHLHSSVVRGSESHKMIDLSGNPVLRIYYTSRPALFTLCAGNELFYCLLYLFHFSEGPLVGSVGLFRMGLWVTAPIALLKSLISVIHLITAARNMAALDAADRAKKK
- the CDIPT gene encoding CDP-diacylglycerol--inositol 3-phosphatidyltransferase isoform X1 codes for the protein MAFGEFTNFFICSPDPTLRLHLRHQVSFSSPGALVLGFMSCRHSFPLLLACSLHSHAFLSSCYGDLCPLTSHTACFPTCVPPQAGGHFQSSFTPSIRVINQIWAPVLHPLHHNSPCPPNLPGTRFGAMLDMLTDRCSTMCLLVNLALLYPRATLFFQLSMSLDVASHWLHLHSSVVRGSESHKMIDLSGNPVLRIYYTSRPALFTLCAGNELFYCLLYLFHFSEGPLVGSVGLFRMGLWVTAPIALLKSLISVIHLITAARNMAALDAADRAKKK
- the CDIPT gene encoding CDP-diacylglycerol--inositol 3-phosphatidyltransferase isoform X4 gives rise to the protein MPGLSSPSFLSTSCPAAPSRPPPSTCSAACWTLSMDTLLALLIKAGGHFQSSFTPSIRVINQIWAPVLHPLHHNSPCPPNLPGTRFGAMLDMLTDRCSTMCLLVNLALLYPRATLFFQLSMSLDVASHWLHLHSSVVRGSESHKMIDLSGNPVLRIYYTSRPALFTLCAGNELFYCLLYLFHFSEGPLVGSVGLFRMGLWVTAPIALLKSLISVIHLITAARNMAALDAADRAKKK
- the CDIPT gene encoding CDP-diacylglycerol--inositol 3-phosphatidyltransferase isoform X3, whose translation is MPDENIFLFVPNLIGTRFGAMLDMLTDRCSTMCLLVNLALLYPRATLFFQLSMSLDVASHWLHLHSSVVRGSESHKMIDLSGNPVLRIYYTSRPALFTLCAGNELFYCLLYLFHFSEGPLVGSVGLFRMGLWVTAPIALLKSLISVIHLITAARNMAALDAADRAKKK